The Hymenobacter sp. DG01 genome has a segment encoding these proteins:
- the tpiA gene encoding triose-phosphate isomerase yields MRKNIVAGNWKMNTTLQDGQALISEIVNMVQDEVTGSQVEVVVCPPFPFLSAIGKQLPEGGRFHLGAQNCHQKETGAFTGEVSAQMLRSVGAEYVILGHSERRQYFREDDELLSQKLKAALAAGLKPIFCVGESLETREADETFNFISKQLKDGLFHLSNEGFDQVVIAYEPIWAIGTGKTATSAQAQEVHAFIREQIARAYDAEAAENTTILYGGSANAQNARELFSQPDVDGGLIGGASLKSRDFTEIIKSF; encoded by the coding sequence ATGCGTAAGAATATTGTGGCCGGTAACTGGAAGATGAACACCACCCTCCAAGATGGCCAGGCGCTGATTTCCGAAATTGTGAACATGGTGCAGGACGAAGTAACCGGCTCCCAGGTAGAGGTAGTCGTGTGCCCGCCCTTCCCGTTCTTGTCGGCCATTGGCAAGCAGCTGCCCGAAGGCGGCCGTTTCCACCTCGGCGCCCAAAACTGCCACCAGAAGGAAACCGGCGCTTTCACGGGCGAAGTATCGGCGCAGATGCTACGGTCAGTAGGCGCTGAGTACGTGATTCTGGGCCACTCGGAGCGCCGCCAGTATTTCCGGGAGGACGATGAGCTGCTGAGCCAGAAGCTGAAAGCTGCCCTGGCTGCCGGCCTAAAGCCCATTTTTTGTGTAGGTGAAAGCCTGGAAACCCGCGAAGCCGACGAGACTTTCAACTTCATCAGCAAGCAGCTGAAAGACGGCTTGTTCCACCTCTCCAATGAGGGGTTCGACCAGGTAGTAATAGCCTATGAGCCCATTTGGGCCATCGGGACCGGCAAAACGGCCACCAGTGCCCAGGCTCAGGAAGTACACGCCTTCATCCGGGAACAGATTGCCCGCGCCTACGACGCCGAAGCCGCTGAGAATACGACTATCCTGTACGGCGGCTCGGCCAATGCTCAGAACGCCCGCGAGCTGTTCAGCCAGCCCGACGTAGATGGCGGCCTCATCGGTGGTGCCTCTCTCAAGTCGCGCGACTTCACCGAGATTATTAAGTCGTTCTAA
- a CDS encoding nuclear transport factor 2 family protein, whose translation MLCAVSVHAQLPPANKYNTSSYPEDRKAIELLSRKNDSTRFHNDDYIAVGPEGRISYGFAEWEKGFKEAGATFKSARPVPGSTVLRIYNGDAAVKTFMLDVVFATTKGDFPLRVVRTETYIKQNGKWYFVAGQGTRVLSKEEYDEHMKP comes from the coding sequence ATGCTGTGCGCAGTAAGCGTGCACGCCCAACTTCCGCCCGCAAACAAATACAACACGTCGTCTTATCCGGAAGACCGGAAAGCAATAGAGCTACTCAGCCGGAAAAACGACAGCACCCGCTTCCATAACGACGACTACATTGCAGTGGGGCCGGAAGGCAGAATATCGTATGGGTTTGCGGAATGGGAAAAGGGTTTCAAGGAAGCCGGAGCAACTTTCAAATCAGCTAGGCCGGTGCCGGGCAGCACAGTTCTGCGCATTTACAACGGAGACGCAGCTGTGAAAACCTTTATGCTGGATGTGGTATTCGCGACTACCAAAGGAGATTTTCCCTTAAGAGTAGTCCGGACGGAAACCTACATCAAGCAAAACGGCAAATGGTATTTCGTGGCCGGGCAAGGCACCAGAGTCCTATCAAAAGAGGAGTACGACGAGCACATGAAGCCCTAG
- a CDS encoding OmpA family protein, which produces MALYVNFDTDKATIRPESEPTVAEVLTLLQQNPKLRLAVQGHTDNAGTSQHNQQLSEARAAAVVASLSQAGIAAARLQAAGFGQTKPLADNSTEEGKAKNRRVELVKL; this is translated from the coding sequence GTGGCCCTCTACGTGAACTTCGACACCGACAAGGCCACCATCCGGCCTGAGTCGGAGCCGACGGTGGCCGAGGTACTCACGCTGCTGCAGCAGAACCCGAAGCTGCGCCTGGCCGTGCAGGGTCACACCGATAACGCCGGTACCAGCCAGCACAACCAGCAGCTTTCCGAAGCGCGGGCAGCGGCCGTGGTGGCCTCCCTCAGCCAAGCCGGTATTGCCGCTGCTCGTCTGCAAGCCGCCGGATTCGGCCAAACCAAACCGCTGGCCGATAACTCTACTGAAGAAGGCAAAGCCAAAAACCGCCGCGTGGAGCTCGTGAAGCTATAA
- the uvrA gene encoding excinuclease ABC subunit UvrA — protein sequence MADNSALQVAAPAADPIDQLDPREFILIKNARVHNLKNLSVALPRNKFIVVTGLSGSGKSSLAFDTLYAEGQRMYVESLSSYARQFLGRMDKPDVDYIRGISPAIAIEQKVSIKNNRSTVGTSTEIYDYLKLLFARVGRTYSPVSGEQVRKDNVADVVDYLMKLPEGTRVMLLSPLLPAEDGRPMSKELDLLLQKGYSRVVVNGETAFIEELIAEGQPEVQGDVYIMIDRAVIQPGDEDLVFRLSDSVQTSFFEGHGTCLVKLDEETRTFSDRFELDDMVFEEPSVNFFSFNNPYGACQTCEGFGSVLGIDEDLVIPDKSLTVYEGAIAPWRTDKQSEWLKPLLKNGIRFDFPIHRPYNELSEAERTLLWKGNKYFQGLDAYFNWVSTQTHKIQYRVLQSRYRGRTTCPDCRGTRLRKDAQYVKIQGQSITDLVLLPVSRALEFFQNLDLPEHEAKVAERLVTEVTNRLEYLNRVGLGYLTLNRLSSTLSGGESQRISLATSLGSALVGSMYILDEPSIGLHPKDAEQLIGVLRSLQQLGNTVIVVEHEDKMMEQADQIIDIGPEAGSGGGTLQFQGTYAEVLASDTYTGQYLSGRMAVEVPKTRRPWRNALELTGARENNLKNVSVKFPLNVMTVVTGVSGSGKSTLIRRILAPALLKQLGGGAGEATGKFDRLMGVNGQVTHVEFVDQNPIGKSSRSNPVTYVKAYDAIRSLFADQQLAKARGFKPSHFSFNIDGGRCEVCQGEGQVKIEMQFMADIYLTCEACEGRKFKQDILDVLYKEKSINEVLEMTIEDSIEFFKDQPKIVERLKPLDDVGLGYIRLGQSANTLSGGEAQRVKLASFLTKGNTLQNDKILFIFDEPSTGLHFHDINKLMTALNALVEQGNSVLIIEHNMDIIKCADWIIDLGPEGGINGGHLLFEGTPEEMVKLKDSNHTARFLAEKL from the coding sequence ATGGCCGATAACTCCGCTTTGCAAGTAGCCGCCCCCGCGGCCGACCCCATTGACCAGCTCGACCCGCGCGAGTTTATCCTGATAAAAAACGCCCGGGTTCATAACCTCAAGAACCTGAGCGTGGCGCTGCCGCGCAATAAGTTTATCGTTGTCACGGGCCTTTCGGGCTCGGGCAAGTCGTCGTTGGCGTTTGACACGCTGTACGCTGAGGGGCAGCGCATGTACGTGGAGAGCCTGAGCTCCTACGCCCGCCAGTTCCTGGGCCGTATGGACAAGCCCGATGTGGACTACATCCGGGGCATTTCGCCGGCCATTGCCATTGAGCAAAAGGTCAGCATCAAGAACAACCGCTCCACCGTTGGCACCAGCACCGAGATTTACGACTACCTCAAGCTGCTCTTCGCGCGGGTAGGTCGCACGTACTCGCCCGTGAGTGGGGAGCAGGTGCGCAAGGACAACGTGGCCGATGTGGTGGACTACCTCATGAAGCTGCCCGAAGGCACCCGCGTGATGCTGCTCTCGCCGCTGCTGCCTGCCGAAGATGGCCGGCCCATGAGCAAGGAGCTGGATCTATTGCTACAGAAAGGCTACAGCCGGGTGGTAGTAAACGGCGAAACGGCTTTTATTGAAGAGCTGATTGCCGAAGGCCAGCCCGAAGTGCAGGGCGACGTGTACATCATGATTGACCGCGCCGTGATTCAGCCCGGCGACGAAGACCTGGTGTTCCGCCTCTCCGACTCGGTGCAAACGTCCTTTTTCGAGGGCCATGGCACCTGCCTGGTGAAGCTGGACGAGGAAACCCGCACCTTCTCCGACCGGTTTGAGCTGGACGATATGGTGTTTGAGGAGCCCAGCGTCAACTTTTTCTCCTTTAATAATCCCTACGGCGCCTGCCAGACCTGCGAAGGGTTCGGCTCGGTGCTGGGCATCGACGAGGATCTGGTTATTCCGGATAAGAGTCTGACGGTGTATGAGGGCGCTATTGCTCCCTGGCGCACCGACAAACAGAGCGAGTGGCTGAAGCCCCTGCTTAAGAATGGCATCCGCTTCGATTTCCCCATTCACCGGCCCTACAACGAGCTCAGCGAAGCTGAGCGGACGTTGCTTTGGAAAGGCAATAAGTATTTCCAGGGCCTCGATGCCTACTTCAACTGGGTATCGACGCAGACGCACAAGATTCAGTATCGAGTGTTGCAGAGCCGCTACCGGGGTCGCACCACCTGCCCCGATTGCCGCGGCACGCGCCTGCGCAAAGACGCCCAGTACGTCAAGATTCAGGGCCAAAGCATCACTGACCTGGTGCTGCTGCCCGTGAGCCGGGCTCTGGAGTTTTTCCAGAACCTTGATTTGCCCGAGCACGAAGCTAAAGTAGCCGAGCGCCTTGTGACGGAAGTAACTAACCGTTTGGAGTACCTGAACCGGGTAGGGCTGGGCTACCTCACCCTGAACCGCCTGAGCAGCACGCTCTCGGGCGGGGAAAGCCAGCGGATTTCGTTGGCTACCTCCCTGGGTTCGGCCCTGGTGGGCTCCATGTATATTCTCGATGAGCCCAGCATTGGCCTGCACCCCAAGGATGCCGAGCAGCTCATTGGCGTGCTACGCTCCTTGCAGCAGCTCGGCAACACCGTAATTGTGGTAGAGCACGAGGACAAAATGATGGAGCAGGCCGACCAGATCATCGACATCGGGCCCGAGGCTGGCAGCGGCGGCGGTACCCTGCAGTTTCAGGGCACTTATGCCGAGGTCCTGGCTTCCGACACCTACACCGGCCAGTACCTGAGCGGCCGCATGGCGGTAGAAGTGCCCAAAACGCGCCGCCCCTGGCGCAATGCCCTGGAGCTAACCGGCGCCCGCGAGAACAACCTCAAAAACGTGAGCGTCAAGTTTCCGCTGAACGTGATGACGGTGGTAACGGGCGTTTCGGGCTCGGGCAAGTCCACCCTGATTCGGCGGATTCTGGCGCCAGCCCTGCTCAAGCAGCTTGGCGGTGGCGCCGGCGAAGCTACCGGCAAGTTTGACCGCCTCATGGGCGTGAACGGGCAGGTAACCCACGTTGAGTTCGTGGATCAGAACCCTATCGGCAAGAGCAGCCGCTCGAACCCAGTGACCTACGTGAAGGCCTACGATGCCATCCGAAGCCTGTTTGCCGATCAGCAGCTGGCTAAGGCCCGTGGCTTCAAACCCTCGCATTTCTCCTTCAATATTGATGGGGGCCGCTGCGAGGTGTGCCAGGGCGAAGGCCAGGTAAAGATTGAAATGCAGTTCATGGCCGATATCTACCTGACCTGCGAAGCCTGTGAAGGCCGCAAGTTCAAGCAGGATATCTTGGACGTGCTCTACAAGGAGAAAAGCATCAACGAGGTGCTGGAAATGACCATCGAGGACAGTATCGAGTTCTTCAAGGATCAGCCCAAAATAGTGGAACGGTTGAAGCCTCTCGACGACGTAGGGCTGGGTTATATCCGTCTGGGGCAGTCGGCCAACACGCTGTCGGGCGGCGAGGCCCAGCGCGTGAAGCTGGCCTCCTTCCTGACCAAGGGCAACACCCTGCAGAACGATAAAATCCTGTTCATTTTCGATGAGCCCAGCACCGGCCTGCACTTCCACGACATCAATAAGCTGATGACGGCCCTGAATGCGCTGGTGGAACAAGGCAACTCAGTGCTCATCATCGAGCACAACATGGACATCATCAAGTGCGCTGACTGGATTATCGACCTTGGCCCCGAGGGCGGCATCAACGGCGGCCACCTGCTGTTCGAGGGAACCCCCGAAGAAATGGTGAAGCTCAAGGACAGCAACCACACCGCCCGCTTCCTGGCCGAAAAGCTGTAA
- the prmA gene encoding 50S ribosomal protein L11 methyltransferase: MDYVELRVQAPRELADILVAELAEVGYNTFEDNEEGFCAYIDEDQFNPDAVAEVMSRYEALGELEFSHRVITRQNWNAEWEKNFQPLVIADKVSVRAPFHEARPDLQYEIVIMPRMSFGTGHHDTTALMITNQLGIDHQGKRVLDMGCGTGILAVMAVHLGASYVLAVDVEPWTAENAADNAAENNVQDKVEARLGDVTALEGEEPFDIILANINRNVLLEDMDAYARYLKPSGPILFSGFYEDDLPLIREAAEKAGFQYEGHRTQNHWVSAVFRQPA, from the coding sequence ATGGATTACGTTGAACTGCGCGTGCAAGCGCCCCGCGAGTTGGCGGATATTTTAGTGGCCGAACTAGCCGAGGTAGGCTATAATACCTTCGAGGACAATGAAGAAGGCTTCTGTGCTTACATCGACGAAGACCAGTTCAACCCCGATGCCGTAGCCGAGGTAATGAGCCGCTACGAGGCCCTGGGTGAGCTGGAATTTTCGCACCGCGTAATTACCCGCCAAAACTGGAATGCCGAGTGGGAAAAGAACTTCCAGCCCCTGGTTATTGCCGATAAAGTGTCGGTGCGGGCTCCTTTCCACGAGGCGCGCCCCGACCTGCAGTACGAAATCGTGATTATGCCGCGCATGTCCTTCGGCACCGGCCACCACGATACTACCGCCCTCATGATTACCAACCAGCTCGGCATCGACCACCAGGGCAAGCGCGTGCTGGATATGGGCTGCGGCACTGGTATTCTGGCCGTAATGGCCGTGCACTTGGGCGCCAGCTACGTGCTGGCCGTGGACGTGGAACCCTGGACCGCGGAAAACGCAGCCGATAACGCCGCCGAGAACAACGTGCAGGACAAAGTAGAAGCCCGCCTCGGCGACGTAACTGCTCTGGAAGGAGAGGAGCCTTTCGATATTATTCTGGCCAACATCAACCGCAACGTGCTGCTGGAAGATATGGACGCCTACGCCCGCTACCTCAAGCCCAGCGGCCCTATCCTGTTTTCGGGCTTTTATGAAGATGACCTGCCCCTGATTCGGGAGGCCGCTGAGAAAGCCGGTTTCCAGTACGAAGGCCACCGCACCCAAAACCACTGGGTATCGGCTGTGTTCCGGCAGCCAGCCTAA
- a CDS encoding DUF6150 family protein, producing MLTTLLLSGLLALNPFRSAPAVPLAAPTPLGSVDPCRLYGSVYLETDPRRRSQAFGVVYQEPDEAFADVLVYRETNKLFADKAGLWYLTDSRDFADYVLLVTDNRNLADFSFHYTKVRSFAGCRKQ from the coding sequence ATGCTCACTACCCTGCTTCTTTCCGGACTGCTAGCTCTGAACCCGTTTCGGTCTGCGCCGGCTGTTCCGCTGGCCGCGCCTACCCCCCTCGGCTCCGTGGACCCGTGCCGCCTCTACGGCTCGGTGTATCTGGAAACCGACCCGCGGCGCCGCAGCCAGGCATTCGGGGTAGTGTATCAGGAGCCTGACGAAGCCTTTGCCGATGTGCTGGTATATCGGGAAACCAACAAGCTCTTCGCCGATAAGGCTGGCCTGTGGTACCTGACCGACTCCCGCGACTTTGCCGATTACGTGCTATTAGTGACGGACAACCGCAACCTGGCCGACTTCTCCTTTCACTACACCAAGGTGCGCTCCTTTGCCGGCTGTCGGAAACAGTAG
- the plsY gene encoding glycerol-3-phosphate 1-O-acyltransferase PlsY has translation MNLPLVLGLLVAAYLIGSIPTALWVGRMFFGLDIREHGSGNSGATNTFRVLGKKPGSFVMAVDVLKGWAATSLAQVMLNQGAILPEQLLYYQLACGVLAVVGHIYPIWAGFRGGKGVATVLGMMLAIAPATVGVCILVFITVLLISRYVSLSSMTAGVVFALLQLLPQFRPDNSLLLWFGFVLAALLVYTHRANIGRLRAGTESRVPMPWDKK, from the coding sequence ATGAATCTCCCCTTAGTGCTTGGCCTGCTGGTGGCCGCTTACCTCATTGGCTCTATCCCGACGGCTCTGTGGGTAGGCCGCATGTTTTTCGGGTTGGATATTCGGGAGCATGGGTCGGGCAACTCCGGAGCCACCAACACCTTCCGGGTGCTGGGCAAGAAGCCGGGCTCCTTCGTGATGGCCGTGGACGTGCTCAAGGGCTGGGCTGCTACCTCTCTGGCTCAGGTCATGCTTAACCAGGGCGCCATTCTGCCCGAGCAGCTACTGTATTATCAGCTGGCTTGTGGGGTACTGGCGGTGGTAGGGCACATTTACCCTATCTGGGCAGGGTTCCGGGGTGGCAAGGGGGTAGCAACTGTGCTGGGCATGATGCTGGCCATTGCCCCCGCCACGGTAGGCGTGTGCATTCTGGTGTTCATCACGGTGCTGCTGATTTCGCGCTACGTGTCCCTGTCCTCCATGACGGCCGGGGTGGTATTTGCCCTGCTGCAGCTGCTACCCCAGTTCCGGCCCGATAACTCGCTGCTGCTCTGGTTTGGCTTCGTGCTAGCCGCCCTGCTCGTGTACACCCACCGCGCTAACATTGGCCGCCTGCGTGCCGGCACCGAAAGCCGCGTGCCCATGCCGTGGGATAAGAAGTAA